The Pan troglodytes isolate AG18354 chromosome 17, NHGRI_mPanTro3-v2.0_pri, whole genome shotgun sequence genome includes a region encoding these proteins:
- the LOC129137902 gene encoding elongin-A3: MAAGSTTLPAVEKLQVRLATKTDPKKLEKYLQKLSALPMTADILAETGIRKTVKRLRKHQHVGDFARDLAARWKKLVLVDRNPGPDPQDPEESASRQRFGEALQDRGKAWGFPENATAPRSPSHSPEHRRTARTTPPGQQRPHPRSPSREPRAERKRPRMAPADSGPHRDPPTRTAPLPMPEGPEPAVPGEQPGRGHAHAAQGGPLLGQGCQGQPQGEAVGSHSKGHKSSRGASAQKSPPVQESQSERLQAAGADSAGPKTVPSHVFSELWDPSEAWMQANYDLLSAFEAMTSQANPEALSAPTLQEEAAFPGRRVNAKMPVYSGSRPACQLQVPTLRQQCLRVPRNNPDALGDVEGVPYSVLEPVLEGWTPDQLYRTEKDNPALARETDELWRIHCLRDFKEEKPQEHESWRELYLRLRDAREQRLRVVTTKIRSARENKPSGRQTKMICFNSVAKTPYDASRRQEESAGAADPRNGDIEPAPKPAGSSQAPSGLGDGDGGSISGGSSNQHAAPADKTRKQAAKKVAPLMAKAIRDYKGRFSRR, from the coding sequence ATGGCGGCAGGGTCCACTACGCTGCCCGCAGTGGAGAAGCTGCAGGTGCGTCTGGCCACTAAGACGGACCCGAAAAAGctagagaaatatttgcagaaactcTCCGCCTTGCCCATGACGGCAGACATCCTGGCGGAGACTGGAATCAGAAAGACGGTGAAGCGCCTGCGGAAGCACCAGCACGTGGGCGACTTTGCCAGAGACTTGGCGGCCCGGTGGAAGAAGCTGGTGCTCGTGGACCGAAACCCCGGGCCTGACCCACAGGACCCTGAGGAGAGCGCTTCCCGACAGCGCTTCGGGGAGGCTCTTCAGGACCGGGGAAAGGCCTGGGGCTTCCCAGAAAACGCGACGGCCCCCAGGAGCCCATCTCACAGCCCTGAGCACAGACGGACAGCACGCACAACACCTCCGGGGCAACAGAGACCTCACCCGAGGTCTCCCAGTCGCGAGCCCAGAGCCGAGAGAAAGCGCCCCAGAATGGCCCCAGCTGATTCCGGCCCCCATCGGGACCCTCCAACGCGCACCGCTCCCCTCCCGATGCCCGAGGGCCCTGAGCCCGCTGTGCCCGGGGAGCAACCCGGGAGAGGCCACGCTCACGCCGCTCAGGGTGGGCCTCTGCTGGGTCAAGGCTGCCAGGGCCAACCCCAGGGGGAAGCGGTGGGGAGCCACAGCAAGGGGCACAAATCGTCCCGAGGGGCTTCGGCTCAGAAATCGCCTCCTGTCCAGGAAAGCCAGTCAGAGAGGCTGCAGGCGGCCGGCGCCGATTCCGCCGGGCCGAAAACGGTGCCCAGCCATGTCTTCTCAGAGCTCTGGGACCCCTCAGAGGCCTGGATGCAGGCCAACTACGATCTGCTGTCCGCTTTTGAGGCCATGACCTCCCAGGCAAACCCAGAAGCACTCTCCGCGCCAACGCTCCAGGAGGAAGCTGCTTTCCCTGGACGCAGAGTGAACGCTAAGATGCCGGTGTACTCGggctccaggcctgcctgccagctccaggTGCCGACGCTGCGCCAGCAGTGCCTCCGGGTGCCTAGGAACAATCCGGACGCCCTCGGCGACGTGGAAGGGGTCCCCTACTCGGTTCTTGAACCCGTTCTGGAAGGGTGGACGCCCGATCAGCTCTACCGCACAGAGAAAGACAATCCCGCACTCGCTCGAGAGACAGATGAATTATGGAGGATTCATTGTCTCCGGgacttcaaggaagaaaagccacaggagcacGAGTCTTGGCGGGAGCTGTACCTGCGGCTTCGGGACGCCCGAGAGCAGCGGCTGCGAGTAGTGACCACGAAAATCCGATCCGCACGTGAAAACAAACCCAGCGGCCGACAGACAAAGATGATCTGTTTCAACTCTGTGGCCAAGACGCCTTATGATGCTTCCAGGAGGCAAGAGGAGTCTGCAGGAGCCGCTGACCCCCGAAATGGAGACATCGAGCCAGCCCCCAAGCCCGCAGGAAGCAGCCAGGCTCCCTCCGGCCTCGGGGACGGCGACGGCGGCAGCATtagcggcggcagcagcaatCAGCACGCGGCGCCCGCGGACAAAACCCGAAAACAGGCTGCCAAGAAAGTGGCCCCGCTGATGGCCAAGGCAATTCGAGACTACAAGGGAAGATTCTCCCGACGATAA
- the LOC134808676 gene encoding elongin-A3, whose amino-acid sequence MAAGSTTLPAVEKLQVRLATKTDPKKLEKYLQKLSALPMTADILAETGIRKTVKRLRKHQHVGDFARDLAARWKKLVLVDRNPGPDPQDPEESASRQRFGEALQDRGKAWGFPENATAPRSPSHSPEHRRTARTTPPGQQRPHPRSPSREPRAERKRPRMAPADSGPHRDPPTRTAPLPMPEGPEPAVPGEQPGRGHAHAAQGGPLLGQGCQGQPQGEAVGSHSKGHKSSRGASAQKSPPVQESQSERLQAAGADSAGPKTVPSHVFSELWDPSEAWMQANYDLLSAFEAMTSQANPEALSAPTLQEEAAFPGRRVNAKMPVYSGSRPACQLQVPTLRQQCLRVPRNNPDALGDVEGVPYSVLEPVLEGWTPDQLYRTEKDNPALARETDELWRIHCLRDFKEEKPQEHESWRELYLRLRDAREQRLRVVTTKIRSARENKPSGRQTKMICFNSVAKTPYDASRRQEESAGAADPRNGDIEPAPKPAGSSQAPSGLGDGDGGSISGGSSNQHAAPADKTRKQAAKKVAPLMAKAIRDYKGRFSRR is encoded by the coding sequence ATGGCGGCAGGGTCCACTACGCTGCCCGCAGTGGAGAAGCTGCAGGTGCGTCTGGCCACTAAGACGGACCCGAAAAAGctagagaaatatttgcagaaactcTCCGCCTTGCCCATGACGGCAGACATCCTGGCGGAGACTGGAATCAGAAAGACGGTGAAGCGCCTGCGGAAGCACCAGCACGTGGGCGACTTTGCCAGAGACTTGGCGGCCCGGTGGAAGAAGCTGGTGCTCGTGGACCGAAACCCCGGGCCTGACCCACAGGACCCTGAGGAGAGCGCTTCCCGACAGCGCTTCGGGGAGGCTCTTCAGGACCGGGGAAAGGCCTGGGGCTTCCCAGAAAACGCGACGGCCCCCAGGAGCCCATCTCACAGCCCTGAGCACAGACGGACAGCACGCACAACACCCCCGGGGCAACAGAGACCTCACCCGAGGTCGCCCAGTCGCGAGCCCAGAGCCGAGAGAAAGCGCCCCAGAATGGCCCCAGCTGATTCCGGCCCCCATCGGGACCCTCCAACGCGCACCGCTCCCCTCCCGATGCCCGAGGGCCCTGAGCCCGCTGTGCCCGGGGAGCAACCCGGGAGAGGCCACGCTCACGCCGCTCAGGGTGGGCCTCTGCTGGGTCAAGGCTGCCAGGGCCAACCCCAGGGGGAAGCGGTGGGGAGCCACAGCAAGGGGCACAAATCGTCCCGAGGGGCTTCGGCTCAGAAATCGCCTCCTGTCCAGGAAAGCCAGTCAGAGAGGCTGCAGGCGGCCGGCGCCGATTCCGCCGGGCCGAAAACGGTGCCCAGCCATGTCTTCTCAGAGCTCTGGGACCCCTCAGAGGCCTGGATGCAGGCCAACTACGATCTGCTGTCCGCTTTTGAGGCCATGACCTCCCAGGCAAACCCAGAAGCACTCTCCGCGCCAACGCTCCAGGAGGAAGCTGCTTTCCCTGGACGCAGAGTGAACGCTAAGATGCCGGTGTACTCGggctccaggcctgcctgccagctccaggTGCCGACGCTGCGCCAGCAGTGCCTCCGGGTGCCTAGGAACAATCCGGACGCCCTCGGCGACGTGGAAGGGGTCCCCTACTCGGTTCTTGAACCCGTTCTGGAAGGGTGGACGCCCGATCAGCTCTACCGCACAGAGAAAGACAATCCCGCACTCGCTCGAGAGACAGATGAATTATGGAGGATTCATTGTCTCCGGgacttcaaggaagaaaagccacaggagcacGAGTCTTGGCGGGAGCTGTACCTGCGGCTTCGGGACGCCCGAGAGCAGCGGCTGCGAGTAGTGACCACGAAAATCCGATCCGCACGTGAAAACAAACCCAGCGGCCGACAGACAAAGATGATCTGTTTCAACTCTGTGGCCAAGACGCCTTATGATGCTTCCAGGAGGCAAGAGGAGTCTGCAGGAGCCGCTGACCCCCGAAATGGAGACATCGAGCCAGCCCCCAAGCCCGCAGGAAGCAGCCAGGCTCCCTCCGGCCTCGGGGACGGCGACGGCGGCAGCATtagcggcggcagcagcaatCAGCACGCGGCGCCCGCGGACAAAACCCGAAAACAGGCTGCCAAGAAAGTGGCCCCGCTGATGGCCAAGGCAATTCGAGACTACAAGGGAAGATTCTCCCGACGATAA
- the LOC129137894 gene encoding uncharacterized protein LOC129137894, whose product MAAGSTTLPAVEKLQVRLATKTDPKKLEKYLQKLSALPMTADILAETGIRKTVKRLRKHQHVGDFARDLAARWKKLVLVDRNPGPDPQDPEESASRQRFGEALQDRGKAWGFPENATAPRSPSHSPEHRRTARTTPPGQQRPHPRSPSREPRAERKRPRMAPADSGPHRDPPTRTAPLPMPEGPEPAVPGEQPGRGHAHAAQGGPLLGQGCQGQPQGEAVGSHSKGHKSSRGASAQKSPPVQESQSERLQAAGADSAGPKTVPSHVFSELWDPSEAWMQANYDLLSAFEAMTSQANPEALSAPTLQEEAAFPGRRVNAKMPVYSGSRPACQLQVPTLRQQCLRVPRNNPDALGDVEGVPYSVLEPVLEGWTPDQLYRTEKDNPALARETDELWRIHCLRDFKEEKPQEHESWRELYLRLRDAREQRLRVVTTKIRSARENKPSGRQTKMICFNSVAKTPYDASRRQEESAGAADPRNGDIEPAPKPAGSSQAPSGLGDGDGGSISGGSSNQHAAPADKTRKQAAKKVAPLMAKSVFRKLAKAGAKKVPTREFFSTTTVFLIMPFFEQGQLGKTCHGKPSGEMAAGSTTLPAVEKLQVRLATKTDPKKLEKYLQKLSALPMTADILAETGIRKTVKRLRKHQHVGDFARDLAARWKKLVLVDRNPGPDPQDPEESASRQRFGEALQDRGKAWGFPENATAPRSPSHSPEHRRTARTTPPGQQRPHPRSPSREPRAERKRPRMAPADSGPHRDPPTRTAPLPMPEGPEPAVPGEQPGRGHAHAAQGGPLLGQGCQGQPQGEAVGSHSKGHKSSRGASAQKSPPVQESQSERLQAAGADSAGPKTVPSHVFSELWDPSEAWMQANYDLLSAFEAMTSQANPEALSAPTLQEEAAFPGRRVNAKMPVYSGSRPACQLQVPTLRQQCLRVPRNNPDALGDVEGVPYSVLEPVLEGWTPDQLYRTEKDNPALARETDELWRIHCLRDFKEEKPQEHESWRELYLRLRDAREQRLRVVTTKIRSARENKPSGRQTKMICFNSVAKTPYDASRRQEESAGAADPRNGDIEPAPKPAGSSQAPSGLGDGDGGSISGGSSNQHAAPADKTRKQAAKKVAPLMAKAIRDYKGRFSRR is encoded by the exons ATGGCGGCAGGGTCCACTACGCTGCCCGCAGTGGAGAAGCTGCAGGTGCGTCTGGCCACTAAGACGGACCCGAAAAAGctagagaaatatttgcagaaactcTCCGCCTTGCCCATGACGGCAGACATCCTGGCGGAGACTGGAATCAGAAAGACGGTGAAGCGCCTGCGGAAGCACCAGCACGTGGGCGACTTTGCCAGAGACTTGGCGGCCCGGTGGAAGAAGCTGGTGCTCGTGGACCGAAACCCCGGGCCTGACCCACAGGACCCTGAGGAGAGCGCTTCCCGACAGCGCTTCGGGGAGGCTCTTCAGGACCGGGGAAAGGCCTGGGGCTTCCCAGAAAACGCGACGGCCCCCAGGAGCCCATCTCACAGCCCTGAGCACAGACGGACAGCACGCACAACACCTCCGGGGCAACAGAGACCTCACCCGAGGTCTCCCAGTCGCGAGCCCAGAGCCGAGAGAAAGCGCCCCAGAATGGCCCCAGCTGATTCCGGCCCCCATCGGGACCCTCCAACGCGCACCGCTCCCCTCCCGATGCCCGAGGGCCCTGAGCCCGCTGTGCCCGGGGAGCAACCCGGGAGAGGCCACGCTCACGCCGCTCAGGGTGGGCCTCTGCTGGGTCAAGGCTGCCAGGGCCAACCCCAGGGGGAAGCGGTGGGGAGCCACAGCAAGGGGCACAAATCGTCCCGAGGGGCTTCGGCTCAGAAATCGCCTCCTGTCCAGGAAAGCCAGTCAGAGAGGCTGCAGGCGGCCGGCGCCGATTCCGCCGGGCCGAAAACGGTGCCCAGCCATGTCTTCTCAGAGCTCTGGGACCCCTCAGAGGCCTGGATGCAGGCCAACTACGATCTGCTGTCCGCTTTTGAGGCCATGACCTCCCAGGCAAACCCAGAAGCACTCTCCGCGCCAACGCTCCAGGAGGAAGCTGCTTTCCCTGGACGCAGAGTGAACGCTAAGATGCCGGTGTACTCGggctccaggcctgcctgccagctccaggTGCCGACGCTGCGCCAGCAGTGCCTCCGGGTGCCTAGGAACAATCCGGACGCCCTCGGCGACGTGGAAGGGGTCCCCTACTCGGTTCTTGAACCCGTTCTGGAAGGGTGGACGCCCGATCAGCTCTACCGCACAGAGAAAGACAATCCCGCACTCGCTCGAGAGACAGATGAATTATGGAGGATTCATTGTCTCCGGgacttcaaggaagaaaagccacaggagcacGAGTCTTGGCGGGAGCTGTACCTGCGGCTTCGGGACGCCCGAGAGCAGCGGCTGCGAGTAGTGACCACGAAAATCCGATCCGCACGTGAAAACAAACCCAGCGGCCGACAGACAAAGATGATCTGTTTCAACTCTGTGGCCAAGACGCCTTATGATGCTTCCAGGAGGCAAGAGGAGTCTGCAGGAGCCGCTGACCCCCGAAATGGAGACATCGAGCCAGCCCCCAAGCCCGCAGGAAGCAGCCAGGCTCCCTCCGGCCTCGGGGACGGCGACGGCGGCAGCATtagcggcggcagcagcaatCAGCACGCGGCGCCCGCGGACAAAACCCGAAAACAGGCTGCCAAGAAAGTGGCCCCGCTGATGGCCAAG AGCGTTttcagaaagttagccaaagctggagcgaaGAAGGTCCCCACCAGAGAGTTCTTCTCCACCACGACAGTGTTCCTGATCATGCCTTTCTTCGAACAAGGGCAGCTGGGCAAGACTTGCCATGGGAAACC CTCTGGCGAGATGGCGGCAGGGTCCACTACGCTGCCCGCAGTGGAGAAGCTGCAGGTGCGTCTGGCCACTAAGACGGACCCGAAAAAGctagagaaatatttgcagaaactcTCCGCCTTGCCCATGACGGCAGACATCCTGGCGGAGACTGGAATCAGAAAGACGGTGAAGCGCCTGCGGAAGCACCAGCACGTGGGCGACTTTGCCAGAGACTTGGCGGCCCGGTGGAAGAAGCTGGTGCTCGTGGACCGAAACCCCGGGCCTGACCCACAGGACCCTGAGGAGAGCGCTTCCCGACAGCGCTTCGGGGAGGCTCTTCAGGACCGGGGAAAGGCCTGGGGCTTCCCAGAAAACGCGACGGCCCCCAGGAGCCCATCTCACAGCCCTGAGCACAGACGGACAGCACGCACAACACCTCCGGGGCAACAGAGACCTCACCCGAGGTCGCCCAGTCGCGAGCCCAGAGCCGAGAGAAAGCGCCCCAGAATGGCCCCAGCTGATTCCGGCCCCCATCGGGACCCTCCAACGCGCACCGCTCCCCTCCCGATGCCCGAGGGCCCTGAGCCCGCTGTGCCCGGGGAGCAACCCGGGAGAGGCCACGCTCACGCCGCTCAGGGTGGGCCTCTGCTGGGTCAAGGCTGCCAGGGCCAACCCCAGGGGGAAGCGGTGGGGAGCCACAGCAAGGGGCACAAATCGTCCCGAGGGGCTTCGGCTCAGAAATCGCCTCCTGTCCAGGAAAGCCAGTCAGAGAGGCTGCAGGCGGCCGGCGCCGATTCCGCCGGGCCGAAAACGGTGCCCAGCCATGTCTTCTCAGAGCTCTGGGACCCCTCAGAGGCCTGGATGCAGGCCAACTACGATCTGCTGTCCGCTTTTGAGGCCATGACCTCCCAGGCAAACCCAGAAGCACTCTCCGCGCCAACGCTCCAGGAGGAAGCTGCTTTCCCTGGACGCAGAGTGAACGCTAAGATGCCGGTGTACTCGggctccaggcctgcctgccagctccaggTGCCGACGCTGCGCCAGCAGTGCCTCCGGGTGCCTAGGAACAATCCGGACGCCCTCGGCGACGTGGAAGGGGTCCCCTACTCGGTTCTTGAACCCGTTCTGGAAGGGTGGACGCCCGATCAGCTCTACCGCACAGAGAAAGACAATCCCGCACTCGCTCGAGAGACAGATGAATTATGGAGGATTCATTGTCTCCGGgacttcaaggaagaaaagccacaggagcacGAGTCTTGGCGGGAGCTGTACCTGCGGCTTCGGGACGCCCGAGAGCAGCGGCTGCGAGTAGTGACCACGAAAATCCGATCCGCACGTGAAAACAAACCCAGCGGCCGACAGACAAAGATGATCTGTTTCAACTCTGTGGCCAAGACGCCTTATGATGCTTCCAGGAGGCAAGAGGAGTCTGCAGGAGCCGCTGACCCCCGAAATGGAGACATCGAGCCAGCCCCCAAGCCCGCAGGAAGCAGCCAGGCTCCCTCCGGCCTCGGGGACGGCGACGGCGGCAGCATtagcggcggcagcagcaatCAGCACGCGGCGCCCGCGGACAAAACCCGAAAACAGGCTGCCAAGAAAGTGGCCCCGCTGATGGCCAAGGCAATTCGAGACTACAAGGGAAGATTCTCCCGACGATAA
- the LOC134808675 gene encoding elongin-A3: protein MAAGSTTLPAVEKLQVRLATKTDPKKLEKYLQKLSALPMTADILAETGIRKTVKRLRKHQHVGDFARDLAARWKKLVLVDRNPGPDPQDPEESASRQRFGEALQDRGKAWGFPENATAPRSPSHSPEHRRTARTTPPGQQRPHPRSPSREPRAERKRPRMAPADSGPHRDPPTRTAPLPMPEGPEPAVPGEQPGRGHAHAAQGGPLLGQGCQGQPQGEAVGSHSKGHKSSRGASAQKSPPVQESQSERLQAAGADSAGPKTVPSHVFSELWDPSEAWMQANYDLLSAFEAMTSQANPEALSAPTLQEEAAFPGRRVNAKMPVYSGSRPACQLQVPTLRQQCLRVPRNNPDALGDVEGVPYSVLEPVLEGWTPDQLYRTEKDNPALARETDELWRIHCLRDFKEEKPQEHESWRELYLRLRDAREQRLRVVTTKIRSARENKPSGRQTKMICFNSVAKTPYDASRRQEESAGAADPRNGDIEPAPKPAGSSQAPSGLGDGDGGSISGGSSNQHAAPADKTRKQAAKKVAPLMAKAIRDYKGRFSRR from the coding sequence ATGGCGGCAGGGTCCACTACGCTGCCCGCAGTGGAGAAGCTGCAGGTGCGTCTGGCCACTAAGACGGACCCGAAAAAGctagagaaatatttgcagaaactcTCCGCCTTGCCCATGACGGCAGACATCCTGGCGGAGACTGGAATCAGAAAGACGGTGAAGCGCCTGCGGAAGCACCAGCACGTGGGCGACTTTGCCAGAGACTTGGCGGCCCGGTGGAAGAAGCTGGTGCTCGTGGACCGAAACCCCGGGCCTGACCCACAGGACCCTGAGGAGAGCGCTTCCCGACAGCGCTTCGGGGAGGCTCTTCAGGACCGGGGAAAGGCCTGGGGCTTCCCAGAAAACGCGACGGCCCCCAGGAGCCCATCTCACAGCCCTGAGCACAGACGGACAGCACGCACAACACCTCCGGGGCAACAGAGACCTCACCCGAGGTCGCCCAGTCGCGAGCCCAGAGCCGAGAGAAAGCGCCCCAGAATGGCCCCAGCTGATTCCGGCCCCCATCGGGACCCTCCAACGCGCACCGCTCCCCTCCCGATGCCCGAGGGCCCTGAGCCCGCTGTGCCCGGGGAGCAACCCGGGAGAGGCCACGCTCACGCCGCTCAGGGTGGGCCTCTGCTGGGTCAAGGCTGCCAGGGCCAACCCCAGGGGGAAGCGGTGGGGAGCCACAGCAAGGGGCACAAATCGTCCCGAGGGGCTTCGGCTCAGAAATCGCCTCCTGTCCAGGAAAGCCAGTCAGAGAGGCTGCAGGCGGCCGGCGCCGATTCCGCCGGGCCGAAAACGGTGCCCAGCCATGTCTTCTCAGAGCTCTGGGACCCCTCAGAGGCCTGGATGCAGGCCAACTACGATCTGCTGTCCGCTTTTGAGGCCATGACCTCCCAGGCAAACCCAGAAGCACTCTCCGCGCCAACGCTCCAGGAGGAAGCTGCTTTCCCTGGACGCAGAGTGAACGCTAAGATGCCGGTGTACTCGggctccaggcctgcctgccagctccaggTGCCGACGCTGCGCCAGCAGTGCCTCCGGGTGCCTAGGAACAATCCGGACGCCCTCGGCGACGTGGAAGGGGTCCCCTACTCGGTTCTTGAACCCGTTCTGGAAGGGTGGACGCCCGATCAGCTCTACCGCACAGAGAAAGACAATCCCGCACTCGCTCGAGAGACAGATGAATTATGGAGGATTCATTGTCTCCGGgacttcaaggaagaaaagccacaggagcacGAGTCTTGGCGGGAGCTGTACCTGCGGCTTCGGGACGCCCGAGAGCAGCGGCTGCGAGTAGTGACCACGAAAATCCGATCCGCACGTGAAAACAAACCCAGCGGCCGACAGACAAAGATGATCTGTTTCAACTCTGTGGCCAAGACGCCTTATGATGCTTCCAGGAGGCAAGAGGAGTCTGCAGGAGCCGCTGACCCCCGAAATGGAGACATCGAGCCAGCCCCCAAGCCCGCAGGAAGCAGCCAGGCTCCCTCCGGCCTCGGGGACGGCGACGGCGGCAGCATtagcggcggcagcagcaatCAGCACGCGGCGCCCGCGGACAAAACCCGAAAACAGGCTGCCAAGAAAGTGGCCCCGCTGATGGCCAAGGCAATTCGAGACTACAAGGGAAGATTCTCCCGACGATAA